A stretch of the Desulfovibrio legallii genome encodes the following:
- a CDS encoding ABC transporter substrate-binding protein has protein sequence MNVYCKKLCALLALVVLTLGLAVAAAAKEVVLYSSNQPDMLDAIALDFEKKTGIKLTVVRMGTGEAMKRIAAERANPLCDVFWSGDVAVLDNAKADFMPYKSPQAAALPAAFVEKDHRWTAANMHLMVIMANTRLVPPAELPKSWKELLDPKWKNKVVMANPLKSGSAYAQVYGIYKLYGWDGLKKLIDNVKILDSSSLVYKGTAEGEFPLAITMEYAAHRYVAGGAKDVRVVYPADGVIAAPEGAAIIAGCKHPEEAKALVDYLLSQPVVDGIFQKYFRRPARPDAVTVKDMPTLQEITLLRDYDPAEANTLQKQLLAWWKKQVLQK, from the coding sequence ATGAACGTTTATTGCAAAAAGCTGTGCGCGCTGTTGGCGCTGGTTGTACTCACGCTGGGCCTTGCTGTGGCCGCTGCGGCCAAAGAGGTGGTTCTCTACTCCTCCAACCAGCCCGACATGCTGGACGCCATTGCGCTGGATTTTGAAAAAAAGACGGGCATCAAGCTCACGGTGGTGCGCATGGGTACCGGCGAAGCCATGAAGCGCATTGCTGCGGAAAGGGCGAACCCCCTTTGCGACGTCTTCTGGAGCGGCGACGTGGCCGTGCTGGACAACGCCAAGGCCGACTTCATGCCCTACAAATCCCCCCAGGCCGCCGCGTTGCCCGCAGCCTTTGTGGAAAAAGACCACCGCTGGACCGCCGCCAACATGCACCTGATGGTCATCATGGCCAACACCCGCCTGGTGCCGCCCGCAGAGCTGCCCAAATCCTGGAAAGAGCTGCTGGACCCCAAATGGAAAAACAAGGTGGTCATGGCCAACCCCTTGAAATCCGGCTCCGCCTATGCGCAGGTGTACGGCATCTATAAACTGTACGGCTGGGACGGCCTGAAAAAACTTATCGACAACGTCAAAATTCTGGACAGCTCCAGCCTTGTTTACAAGGGCACCGCCGAAGGGGAGTTCCCCCTGGCCATCACCATGGAATACGCCGCCCATCGCTATGTGGCGGGCGGCGCCAAGGACGTGCGCGTAGTCTACCCCGCGGACGGCGTTATCGCCGCGCCCGAGGGCGCCGCCATCATCGCCGGCTGCAAACACCCGGAAGAAGCCAAAGCCCTGGTGGACTACCTGCTTTCGCAACCCGTGGTGGACGGCATCTTCCAGAAATACTTCCGCCGCCCCGCCCGGCCGGACGCCGTTACGGTGAAGGACATGCCCACGCTGCAGGAAATAACCCTGCTGCGCGATTATGATCCGGCTGAAGCCAATACCCTGCAAAAACAGCTGCTTGCCTGGTGGAAAAAACAGGTCCTGCAAAAGTAG
- a CDS encoding ABC transporter ATP-binding protein, translating to MHIELVDIVKQFGQLRVVDNVNLKIGDGEFFTLLGPSGCGKTTLLRMIAGFNDPDSGDIRFGGKSILSLPAHLRNTGMVFQNYALFPHMTVFDNVAYGMAARKLPHKTIRSRVAEILEAVQLLDLRERYPRQLSGGQQQRVALARALVIRPDVLLMDEPLSNLDAKLRVTMREEIRQIQQTLGITTIYVTHDQEEAMAVSDRVAIFYNGRLQQVDSPQGIYFAPVNQFTAEFMGACNLLEMRPLNWDPASKTARMQCADKEFAVLLDDAPRQGQALRMMLRPDWLREAGPDAAATNAFDGQVRDVMFLGATMVYHVAALGATLRVDVPALRGREAKKPGDPIRLCFAPASPVRVDN from the coding sequence GTGCACATAGAGCTTGTGGATATCGTCAAACAATTCGGCCAGCTGCGGGTAGTTGACAACGTAAATCTGAAAATCGGCGACGGCGAATTTTTTACCCTTCTGGGCCCCAGCGGCTGTGGCAAGACCACCCTCTTGCGCATGATTGCCGGCTTTAACGACCCCGACAGCGGCGACATCCGCTTCGGCGGCAAATCCATCCTTTCCCTGCCCGCCCACCTGCGCAATACGGGCATGGTTTTCCAGAACTACGCCCTGTTCCCGCACATGACGGTTTTTGACAACGTGGCCTACGGCATGGCGGCGCGCAAACTTCCCCACAAAACCATCCGCAGCCGGGTGGCGGAAATTCTGGAGGCCGTGCAGCTTCTGGACCTGCGCGAAAGGTACCCCCGCCAGCTTTCCGGCGGCCAGCAGCAGCGCGTGGCCCTGGCCCGCGCCCTGGTTATCCGCCCGGACGTCCTGCTTATGGACGAGCCCCTCTCCAACCTGGACGCCAAACTGCGCGTCACCATGCGCGAAGAAATACGCCAGATCCAGCAAACCCTCGGCATCACCACCATCTATGTAACCCACGATCAGGAAGAGGCCATGGCCGTTTCCGACAGGGTGGCCATTTTTTACAACGGCAGGCTGCAGCAGGTGGACAGCCCGCAGGGCATCTATTTTGCGCCCGTCAACCAGTTTACGGCGGAATTTATGGGCGCCTGCAACCTGCTGGAAATGCGCCCCCTGAACTGGGATCCGGCAAGTAAAACGGCCCGGATGCAGTGCGCCGACAAGGAATTTGCGGTGCTGCTGGACGACGCGCCGCGCCAGGGCCAGGCCCTGCGTATGATGCTGCGCCCGGACTGGCTGCGCGAAGCCGGCCCGGATGCGGCGGCAACCAACGCCTTTGACGGGCAGGTGCGCGACGTGATGTTTCTGGGGGCCACCATGGTTTATCATGTGGCGGCGCTGGGCGCGACGCTGCGCGTGGACGTGCCCGCCCTGCGCGGCAGGGAGGCCAAAAAGCCGGGGGATCCGATCCGGCTGTGCTTCGCGCCAGCCAGCCCGGTCAGGGTGGACAACTGA
- a CDS encoding tetratricopeptide repeat protein, whose protein sequence is MASAKSEKGGSDAQAKTPGDAATGAMSGAGQGEAAAPQAQSRAQHGVPPKRAVSPLVFGLAVALALVLGLYVGSLAPSLFAPASDSGPRPQAQAEAPAPAAPAATPSAAQESQPPMPPELAAKIAELEKTVLAAPNDAVAWTSLGNLYFDTGQARKAAAAYERSLALAPDNPDVLTDLGIMHRELGEFEKAVADFRRASTVNPRHENAMFNEGVVLYYDLKRKEDAIKAWQRLLAVNPAARAPDGKAVADLIRQ, encoded by the coding sequence ATGGCCAGTGCAAAGAGCGAAAAGGGCGGAAGCGACGCCCAGGCAAAAACGCCGGGCGACGCCGCGACCGGCGCGATGTCCGGCGCAGGCCAGGGGGAAGCCGCGGCCCCCCAGGCGCAGAGCCGCGCGCAGCACGGCGTGCCGCCCAAACGCGCCGTAAGCCCCTTGGTCTTCGGCCTGGCCGTGGCCCTGGCCCTGGTGCTGGGCCTCTACGTCGGTTCGCTCGCGCCTTCCCTGTTCGCGCCCGCGTCGGATTCCGGCCCCCGGCCGCAGGCCCAGGCGGAAGCGCCCGCCCCGGCCGCTCCCGCCGCAACGCCCTCTGCCGCGCAGGAAAGTCAGCCCCCCATGCCGCCGGAACTGGCCGCCAAAATTGCGGAGCTGGAAAAAACCGTGCTGGCCGCCCCCAACGACGCCGTCGCCTGGACCAGCCTGGGCAACCTCTATTTTGACACTGGCCAGGCCCGCAAGGCCGCGGCCGCCTACGAGCGCTCCCTGGCCCTGGCCCCGGACAACCCCGACGTGCTCACCGACCTCGGCATCATGCACAGGGAACTGGGGGAATTTGAAAAAGCCGTAGCCGACTTCCGCCGCGCCTCCACCGTCAACCCGCGCCACGAAAACGCCATGTTCAACGAAGGCGTGGTCCTCTACTACGACCTCAAGCGCAAGGAGGACGCCATCAAAGCCTGGCAGCGTCTGCTGGCGGTCAACCCCGCGGCCCGCGCCCCTGACGGCAAGGCGGTGGCCGACCTCATCCGGCAATAG
- a CDS encoding ATP-binding protein, whose protein sequence is MTAFFSGPDPSSSRAPAPNARDGQIRTAAAVPEGLPTPPQAAPSSRKGPPARAWAQRRLAATLGALLLCLYVLCGLPGRGQAGPVPAMPSAPHMGLLPYLDAFLDPTGSMDVDEAAAPANAAAFKPLSLPALPRTTGVLWLRFTLAPLPQGLRPAALLLDLGPAVPAGPILYAPHTDPLTEATEWRETTPSQRNVLLLPEAAAQPLTCYLRLDGLPGPWFAPTLRTPQDAASNWDSLAGTAAVLALGVVLLLCLLRGLSEKGQWRGWTALYVGVALLQAVLGMPAYGEGRITPAEAAAVLAPGLALMLLPHVGRHLLRTRGRSRALDAQFLLLSLPGAALALLPLLPGFGWLVRYLALWPACTVLFAPTALAGALMGLGGARRFLLGCLLPPLFVAASLLGLDQGYAAGLLAAAPLWGTALSALLIAGTGQPKDMAATPKNAAAPDPLLALAEDPARPEAATSGSAAHTDVITLDQPLDDPNLRLLPSLDPLPTDGLPDLSGLPDGQDWTPPAKAASRAAAPAPAAFADRDALRPPLEKILREGAALLGCALPPAVRQHAENLRSAADDLARALDNPGALSPASAGPPARAAFNLQHLVREAHDAVAVTAENAGIGLAWYLPPLLGHVYEGPGQALRQVLGDLLESAVRATARGAVHLTVRRVPESADPGHLLFTVTDTGAGLPPRQRSGQALLQAWELAGACNGYLTVDSGPQGASIAFTLRLKPLEGEEEAETAPQAAPAAAPTVAVAGADAEERETLIRLCREAGCRCAAAPDPEAALNNNAASPAVLLTVFHPQHGPAQADMLGRFEADAQRAGLGAFKALAVTRNQRHWDDLAETGYTHALLTPLDAAAFAATLREVLDEAGIRPDSPLPPVDAEAPQKNAPLPDLFGPSTATTADTAATAPTPQPEPAPQENGPTALALPDPEPEAPTPSATAARPQADDVPGPDDLASVSPHVPADVPTDAFADIPAGAAGAAADAEARPERADQPSAAGTSAVSAAPVPAADATDMAGTPPSEAQDTPAPQDAAPPAPEPAEPEENPPLPDLFGPDPFGPAAASAPKPEPAAAAFQDMVLGPRPATDAAAPETSVPPAATADVAPEAVAPEAVAPDAAEPAAHQPPAAAEHDAFLASAGLGGPQWEEPSVSAATAGALLAQRPGEAVLTPVGAAEAEAAAPQTSEQTSEQTPEQPPEQTFAPSAAQTPPQPPAAEASAAPAADAAPQAALQATESEVPQAAAPAPPTPASPLPPQAASAAPPAAAAMPGSAAPTGSASWADRALADEWVGEPMPLGTPVNTARPQASAQPAAAAAQPAAPAAPPASTPGQDHRRYVSPSISTAGEWVGEPMPIPKKPGGAAPSTQPPAPAAPRPKPAATQPLSQPGRAAAAEERPPRTPLTLTGRPEPQSVFAPPREMPRTAAGRLILKLLGGLGDGHEAARAEPEAAPQAAPAGSPGRAAKDASIVNFIAGAAPDDQAHSAEAAPTPAAATPPTGAAPEAAPQAAQPAPPTAAPFLVPPQQADAALLRLVERLDAAMEDAQEGYHNRRCRVVGEAAARIAAESDSFGFRVLARMARCVERAARANDINALHDLLPELAVAVERNRIALNPRRQG, encoded by the coding sequence ATGACTGCATTCTTTTCGGGCCCAGACCCTTCCTCCAGCCGAGCCCCGGCCCCGAACGCCCGCGACGGGCAGATCCGCACCGCAGCCGCCGTGCCGGAGGGCCTTCCCACCCCGCCGCAGGCAGCCCCTTCCTCCCGCAAAGGCCCGCCTGCCCGCGCCTGGGCGCAGCGCCGCCTGGCCGCAACGCTCGGCGCGCTGCTGCTCTGCCTGTATGTCCTCTGCGGGCTGCCCGGGCGCGGGCAGGCGGGTCCGGTACCGGCCATGCCCAGCGCGCCCCACATGGGCCTGCTCCCCTACCTGGACGCTTTTCTTGACCCCACGGGCAGCATGGACGTGGACGAAGCGGCGGCCCCGGCCAACGCCGCCGCCTTCAAGCCCCTGTCGCTCCCGGCCCTGCCCCGGACCACGGGCGTGCTCTGGCTGCGCTTTACGCTGGCCCCGCTGCCGCAGGGCCTGCGCCCGGCCGCCTTGCTGTTGGATCTGGGCCCCGCCGTGCCCGCGGGCCCCATCCTCTACGCGCCCCACACCGACCCCCTTACGGAAGCTACGGAATGGCGCGAAACAACCCCCAGCCAGCGCAATGTACTCCTGCTGCCCGAAGCCGCCGCCCAGCCTTTGACCTGCTACCTGCGCCTGGACGGCCTGCCGGGGCCGTGGTTCGCCCCTACGCTCCGCACCCCGCAGGACGCCGCCAGCAACTGGGACAGCCTGGCTGGCACGGCGGCCGTGCTGGCCCTGGGCGTGGTGCTTTTGCTCTGTCTGTTGCGCGGTCTTTCAGAGAAAGGCCAGTGGCGCGGCTGGACGGCCCTCTATGTGGGCGTGGCCCTGCTCCAGGCCGTGCTGGGCATGCCCGCCTACGGCGAAGGCCGCATCACCCCGGCGGAGGCCGCCGCCGTGCTTGCGCCCGGCCTGGCGCTCATGCTGCTGCCCCATGTGGGGCGGCACCTGCTGCGCACCCGCGGCCGCTCCCGCGCTCTGGACGCGCAGTTTCTGCTGCTTTCCCTGCCCGGCGCGGCGCTCGCCCTGCTGCCCCTGCTGCCCGGCTTCGGCTGGCTGGTGCGCTATCTGGCCCTCTGGCCCGCCTGCACCGTGCTGTTCGCGCCCACGGCCCTGGCCGGCGCGCTCATGGGCCTGGGCGGCGCGCGGCGCTTTCTGCTGGGCTGCCTGCTGCCGCCCCTGTTCGTGGCCGCCAGCCTGCTGGGCCTGGACCAGGGCTACGCCGCCGGGCTGCTGGCCGCCGCCCCCCTCTGGGGCACGGCCCTGAGCGCCCTGCTCATTGCGGGCACGGGCCAGCCCAAAGACATGGCGGCCACCCCCAAGAACGCCGCCGCTCCGGATCCCCTCCTGGCTCTGGCTGAAGACCCGGCCCGGCCGGAGGCCGCCACATCGGGCAGCGCCGCGCATACGGACGTCATCACCCTGGATCAGCCCCTGGACGACCCCAACCTGCGCCTGCTGCCCAGCCTGGATCCCCTGCCCACTGACGGCCTGCCCGATCTTTCCGGCCTGCCCGACGGCCAAGACTGGACGCCGCCCGCAAAGGCCGCGTCCCGCGCCGCAGCCCCCGCCCCGGCTGCCTTTGCGGATCGGGATGCCCTGCGCCCGCCTCTGGAAAAAATTCTGCGGGAAGGCGCGGCCCTGCTGGGCTGCGCGCTGCCCCCGGCCGTGCGCCAGCACGCGGAAAACCTGCGCAGCGCGGCGGACGACCTGGCCCGCGCCCTGGACAATCCGGGCGCGCTGTCGCCGGCCAGCGCCGGACCGCCCGCCCGCGCCGCCTTCAACCTCCAGCATCTGGTGCGCGAGGCCCACGACGCCGTGGCCGTGACGGCGGAAAACGCGGGCATTGGCCTGGCCTGGTACCTGCCGCCCCTGCTGGGCCATGTATATGAAGGGCCAGGGCAGGCCCTGCGCCAGGTGCTGGGCGACCTGCTGGAAAGCGCCGTGCGCGCCACAGCGCGGGGAGCCGTGCACCTGACCGTGCGGCGCGTGCCCGAAAGCGCAGACCCCGGCCACCTACTGTTTACCGTTACGGATACGGGCGCAGGCCTGCCGCCGCGCCAGCGCTCCGGTCAGGCCCTGCTCCAGGCCTGGGAGCTGGCCGGGGCCTGCAACGGCTACCTTACTGTGGACAGCGGCCCGCAGGGCGCGTCCATTGCCTTTACCCTGCGCCTGAAGCCCCTGGAAGGGGAAGAAGAGGCGGAAACCGCCCCCCAGGCCGCCCCGGCCGCCGCGCCCACAGTGGCCGTAGCGGGCGCGGACGCAGAGGAGCGGGAAACCCTGATCCGCCTGTGCCGGGAGGCGGGCTGCCGCTGCGCCGCAGCCCCCGACCCGGAGGCCGCCCTGAACAACAACGCCGCCAGCCCCGCCGTGTTGCTGACCGTCTTTCACCCCCAGCACGGCCCGGCCCAGGCCGACATGCTGGGGCGCTTCGAGGCGGACGCCCAGCGCGCCGGGCTTGGCGCGTTCAAGGCCCTGGCCGTGACGCGGAACCAGCGGCACTGGGACGACCTGGCGGAAACGGGCTATACCCACGCCCTGCTCACGCCCCTGGACGCCGCCGCATTTGCCGCCACCCTGCGCGAAGTGCTGGACGAGGCCGGAATCCGGCCGGACAGCCCCTTGCCCCCCGTAGACGCGGAAGCCCCTCAGAAAAACGCCCCGCTGCCCGATCTGTTCGGCCCCTCCACGGCAACCACAGCCGACACGGCGGCAACGGCCCCCACGCCGCAGCCGGAACCCGCACCGCAGGAGAACGGCCCCACGGCCCTCGCCCTGCCGGACCCGGAACCTGAAGCGCCGACGCCTTCCGCCACGGCGGCGCGGCCTCAGGCCGACGATGTCCCAGGGCCCGACGACCTCGCCAGTGTTTCACCCCACGTTCCGGCAGACGTTCCGACAGACGCGTTTGCCGACATTCCGGCAGGCGCTGCCGGCGCCGCTGCGGACGCGGAAGCCCGCCCCGAACGCGCCGACCAGCCAAGCGCAGCCGGGACGTCGGCAGTCTCCGCCGCCCCGGTCCCGGCTGCGGACGCAACGGATATGGCAGGAACGCCTCCTTCTGAGGCGCAGGATACTCCCGCGCCGCAGGACGCCGCTCCCCCTGCTCCGGAACCGGCGGAACCGGAAGAAAATCCCCCGCTGCCCGACCTCTTCGGACCGGATCCCTTCGGCCCGGCCGCCGCGTCCGCTCCGAAACCGGAACCCGCCGCCGCGGCCTTCCAGGATATGGTTCTTGGCCCGCGCCCCGCAACCGACGCCGCCGCGCCGGAAACATCTGTCCCGCCTGCCGCGACAGCCGACGTCGCGCCGGAAGCCGTTGCCCCGGAAGCCGTTGCCCCAGATGCCGCCGAACCTGCGGCGCACCAGCCGCCCGCCGCGGCAGAGCACGACGCGTTTCTGGCCTCCGCGGGCCTGGGCGGCCCCCAGTGGGAGGAGCCTTCCGTCTCTGCAGCCACAGCCGGAGCCCTGCTGGCCCAACGCCCCGGCGAAGCCGTGCTCACGCCCGTGGGCGCTGCGGAAGCCGAAGCTGCCGCTCCCCAGACATCGGAACAGACATCGGAACAGACGCCGGAACAGCCACCGGAACAGACGTTTGCCCCCAGCGCGGCGCAGACGCCGCCGCAACCGCCCGCTGCTGAAGCGTCAGCCGCGCCCGCGGCCGACGCCGCACCCCAGGCCGCACTTCAGGCTACGGAATCAGAAGTGCCCCAGGCCGCCGCGCCTGCGCCCCCCACGCCCGCAAGCCCCCTGCCCCCGCAGGCTGCTTCCGCCGCGCCCCCGGCGGCCGCAGCCATGCCCGGCTCCGCAGCCCCCACGGGTTCCGCCAGTTGGGCGGACCGCGCCCTGGCCGACGAATGGGTAGGCGAGCCCATGCCCCTGGGCACGCCCGTAAACACAGCCCGACCCCAGGCTTCCGCCCAGCCCGCAGCCGCGGCTGCGCAACCGGCGGCGCCAGCCGCGCCGCCCGCGTCCACGCCTGGACAGGACCACCGGCGCTATGTGAGCCCCAGCATCTCCACCGCAGGCGAATGGGTGGGCGAACCCATGCCCATCCCCAAAAAGCCGGGCGGTGCAGCGCCAAGCACCCAGCCGCCCGCCCCAGCCGCGCCCCGGCCAAAGCCTGCCGCAACGCAGCCCCTGTCGCAGCCGGGCCGCGCCGCCGCCGCAGAGGAACGCCCGCCCAGGACGCCCCTGACCCTCACGGGCAGGCCGGAACCGCAGTCCGTCTTTGCACCGCCGCGGGAAATGCCCCGCACCGCCGCGGGCAGGCTTATCCTGAAGCTCCTGGGCGGCTTGGGCGATGGACACGAAGCTGCCAGGGCGGAGCCCGAAGCCGCCCCGCAGGCTGCGCCCGCCGGCAGCCCGGGCCGCGCCGCCAAGGACGCCTCAATCGTTAATTTCATCGCCGGAGCCGCGCCCGACGACCAGGCCCATAGCGCCGAAGCCGCCCCCACACCCGCTGCGGCCACGCCCCCCACGGGGGCAGCGCCCGAAGCCGCCCCGCAGGCCGCCCAACCCGCGCCACCCACGGCAGCCCCCTTCCTGGTCCCGCCGCAGCAGGCGGACGCCGCCCTCCTCCGTCTGGTGGAACGCCTGGACGCCGCCATGGAAGACGCCCAGGAAGGCTACCACAACCGCCGCTGCCGCGTGGTGGGCGAAGCCGCCGCCCGCATAGCCGCGGAATCGGACTCCTTCGGCTTCCGCGTCCTGGCCCGCATGGCCCGCTGCGTGGAACGCGCCGCCCGCGCCAATGACATAAACGCCCTCCACGACCTGCTGCCGGAACTGGCCGTGGCCGTGGAGCGCAACCGCATTGCCCTCAACCCCCGCCGTCAGGGATAG
- a CDS encoding DEAD/DEAH box helicase family protein has protein sequence MALHPDFPDSPYAILDPAVRWFPADEALRDTSMEKLMPPLVAALRRKVKEFRDSGYVGATDTSRSLLNWWFKEPHLMPQADGTMTEFQYFFAQREALETIVYLYDVVGARDKYDLMRFDSAGHVSASMFDESWLRLVIKMATGSGKTKVMSLALAWSYFHKMYEPDSELARNFLVIAPNIIVLDRIYKDFQGLRIFFDDPVLPDNGYDGRNWRDDFQLTLHKQDEVRVSHFTGNIFLTNIHRVYAGEDIPPSPDDENTMDYFLGKRPAGATTDSKVDLGMIVRDIDELMILNDEAHHIHDSSLAWFKSIEDIHNRLLQKGGALSLQVDVTATPKHNKGAIFVQTVADYPLVEAIFQNVVKHPVLPDAPSRAKLVERQSAKYTEKYADYIDLGVIEWRKAYEEHQKLGKKAVLFVMTDDTRNCDDVAEYLEAHYPDLKDAVLVIHTKNNGELSEAASGKAKEELERLRKQSNEIDDGSSPYKAIVSVLMLKEGWDVRNVTTIVGLRAYSSKSNILPEQTLGRGLRKMYRGGIEEYVSVVGTDAFMEFVESIQAEGVELERKAMGEDTKPKTPMVVEVDNENTQKDIGALDIEIPVMTPRVYREYKNLADLDVAALPHKKVAYRHFSEEEQREIVFKDITTGEVAHTTILDTAGIADYRSVLGYFAQTIMKELRLFSGYDVLYGKVKQFVRDELFTQEVDLNSPNTLRNLSELEAAKTIVDTIKKAINSLTVKDKGDAEIRDSIKLRKTRPFMVKDQASLIPQKSIFSRIVGDSHFELVFASFLEKCPDIISYAKNYFAVNFKLDYVNADGDISNYYPDFIVKLPGNKVVIVETKGQEDLDVPLKMERLRQWCEDINKVQSGSQFDFVFADQESFEKYQPKNFQDLLKGFMGYK, from the coding sequence GTGGCTCTGCATCCTGATTTCCCCGATTCCCCCTACGCCATCCTTGACCCCGCTGTGCGCTGGTTCCCTGCTGATGAAGCCCTGCGTGACACCAGTATGGAAAAACTTATGCCACCCCTTGTGGCGGCTTTACGCCGTAAGGTAAAGGAGTTTCGGGATTCCGGCTATGTTGGCGCGACCGATACCAGCAGAAGCCTTTTGAACTGGTGGTTCAAGGAACCGCATCTTATGCCGCAGGCTGACGGCACCATGACCGAGTTCCAGTATTTCTTTGCCCAACGTGAAGCCCTGGAAACAATCGTCTACCTGTATGACGTTGTGGGAGCGCGGGACAAATACGACCTGATGCGCTTTGACAGCGCGGGGCATGTGTCCGCCAGCATGTTTGATGAGAGCTGGTTGCGTCTGGTCATCAAAATGGCCACCGGCAGCGGCAAAACCAAGGTCATGAGCTTGGCTTTGGCCTGGAGCTACTTCCACAAAATGTATGAGCCGGATTCCGAGCTTGCCCGCAACTTTTTGGTTATCGCCCCAAACATCATCGTTCTGGATAGAATCTACAAAGACTTTCAAGGATTGCGCATTTTCTTTGACGATCCCGTCTTGCCGGACAATGGCTATGACGGGCGTAACTGGCGCGATGATTTCCAGCTTACCCTGCACAAGCAGGATGAGGTGCGCGTTTCACACTTCACGGGCAATATCTTTTTGACCAACATCCACCGCGTTTATGCCGGGGAAGACATCCCGCCTTCTCCGGACGATGAAAACACGATGGATTACTTTCTCGGCAAGCGCCCAGCCGGCGCGACGACAGATTCAAAAGTGGACTTGGGCATGATTGTCCGGGACATTGACGAACTGATGATTCTCAATGACGAGGCACATCACATTCATGATTCTTCCTTGGCCTGGTTCAAGTCCATTGAAGATATCCACAACCGCCTGCTGCAAAAAGGCGGGGCTTTGAGCCTGCAAGTGGACGTTACCGCCACCCCGAAGCATAACAAAGGTGCTATTTTTGTGCAAACAGTGGCGGATTATCCGCTGGTCGAAGCCATCTTCCAGAATGTCGTAAAACATCCGGTGTTGCCGGATGCTCCCAGCCGCGCCAAGTTGGTGGAACGGCAAAGCGCCAAATACACGGAAAAGTATGCCGATTATATCGACCTTGGGGTTATTGAATGGCGTAAGGCTTATGAAGAGCACCAAAAGCTCGGCAAAAAGGCTGTGCTGTTTGTTATGACAGATGATACGCGCAACTGCGATGACGTGGCCGAATACCTGGAGGCCCACTACCCGGATTTGAAAGACGCCGTTCTTGTCATCCATACCAAAAACAACGGTGAACTCTCCGAGGCGGCCTCCGGCAAGGCCAAAGAAGAGCTTGAGCGCTTGCGCAAGCAATCCAATGAAATTGACGACGGCAGCAGCCCCTATAAGGCCATTGTATCCGTCCTAATGCTGAAAGAAGGCTGGGACGTGCGCAACGTGACCACCATTGTCGGCCTGCGGGCCTATTCCTCCAAGAGCAACATTTTGCCGGAACAGACCCTGGGGCGCGGCCTGCGAAAAATGTATCGCGGCGGCATTGAAGAATATGTCAGTGTCGTCGGCACGGATGCGTTCATGGAGTTTGTCGAGTCCATCCAGGCCGAAGGCGTGGAACTGGAGCGCAAGGCCATGGGTGAAGACACAAAGCCAAAAACGCCTATGGTTGTTGAGGTGGATAACGAAAACACCCAAAAGGATATTGGCGCACTGGATATCGAAATTCCGGTCATGACGCCGCGTGTGTATAGGGAATATAAAAATCTCGCCGATCTGGACGTGGCGGCGCTGCCGCACAAAAAAGTCGCATACCGACATTTTTCCGAAGAAGAGCAGCGGGAGATAGTCTTCAAAGACATCACCACCGGAGAAGTGGCGCACACAACGATTCTGGACACCGCAGGCATAGCCGACTACCGCAGCGTTCTCGGCTACTTTGCCCAAACGATTATGAAGGAACTGCGCCTGTTCAGCGGGTATGACGTTCTCTACGGCAAGGTGAAGCAGTTTGTGCGGGATGAACTGTTCACGCAGGAAGTAGACCTGAACAGCCCCAACACCCTGCGCAACCTCTCCGAGCTTGAGGCCGCCAAAACCATCGTTGACACCATAAAAAAGGCCATTAACAGCTTGACGGTGAAAGACAAGGGGGATGCGGAAATTAGAGATTCTATCAAGTTACGGAAAACCCGCCCCTTTATGGTGAAAGATCAGGCCAGCCTGATACCGCAAAAAAGTATTTTCAGCCGCATTGTAGGCGACAGCCATTTTGAGCTGGTGTTCGCCAGTTTCCTGGAAAAATGCCCGGATATTATTTCCTACGCCAAAAACTACTTCGCCGTGAACTTCAAGCTGGATTACGTCAACGCTGACGGCGACATATCCAATTACTACCCGGACTTCATTGTTAAACTTCCGGGTAACAAAGTCGTCATAGTGGAAACCAAGGGGCAGGAAGACCTTGACGTGCCGCTCAAGATGGAGCGCCTGCGCCAGTGGTGCGAAGATATCAACAAAGTACAGTCTGGCAGTCAATTCGATTTTGTTTTTGCGGACCAGGAGAGTTTTGAAAAGTATCAGCCTAAAAATTTTCAGGACTTGTTGAAGGGGTTTATGGGGTACAAGTGA